A stretch of Planococcus citri chromosome 5, ihPlaCitr1.1, whole genome shotgun sequence DNA encodes these proteins:
- the LOC135846827 gene encoding uncharacterized protein LOC135846827 isoform X2 yields the protein METTGIDLEDKYTYVPPFPKLEDLAILAVSLDLWNYYYSHYHADSSNNELKKVNEIVNDMKMPNCIKEKIIDLCETIDDQLDSYHDHDPDIMKLCNAYENRKHFFLYVPVWDTNGHINDMKTAEKVLQYPERLNDNDAMFRVIAKYCLEKYINNFSLSLLSKNWDTGYYKHETITLYWWRKLHTEDKIASGRSTGWEDIFRHEQRRLLQSLKQAQIEGWHVYEYFWDFLDEDDHLSMAKNLIQSTYRHYQMSLFSKLSRHQLTCLYSEEPVAIIANFFQLDEFKLAKVAWDRVKSTIQGEEFQKLIEKILDWEMYDKNNDNDVQCLVDVIWNSAPDNLIDYVINVNDCEITEIFFSRKPKYVSSSSFNFLKVILPRATVEFRKQFFLQKGLYLISNYEHVFSTLIEHCLDVSDQVEIKETILVTAMESEPRKILACFRDVFLNRSFEDFYRFLTFLTEKHDLQTRVKKRFLRSGLLNIRRLAKVDIWANVSLFIDELYPKEEEARRQKRKMIFSYWDSHCSYWGCFRRNGEDKFTEIDNLITQYLTQEEIVKYKENTANKFREVCTCPRWLSSQHIKRVNIPKLISWCYSGDEERISQYRRSFPIDTAFHLLLRDIVERVNNFRDGHVSFSSMEELLRWKFSSKKKKIKTFKRSQLYNIMRIPYISYNLRCTRECEISDVLKEMIPWFFDDDESKIKEFQQLYQEKDTIKIIHWLRIDDECQSCGWYCYWSADESD from the coding sequence ATGGAGACCACTGGTATTGATTTAGAAGACAAATATACGTACGTTCCTCCATTTCCAAAATTAGAAGACCTGGCTATTCTCGCAGTATCATTGGATTTgtggaattattattattctcaCTATCACGCGGATTCCAGTAATAATGAGCTCAAAAAAGTGAATGAAATCGTCAATGATATGAAGATGCCAAACTgcattaaagaaaaaattatcgacCTTTGTGAGACTATTGATGACCAGTTGGATTCTTATCACGATCACGATCCCGATATCATGAAGTTGTGCAATGcttatgaaaatagaaaacatttttttctttatgtaCCTGTTTGGGATACGAATGGTCATATAAATGACATGAAAACAGCGGAGAAAGTTTTACAGTATCCTGAACGATTAAACGACAATGACGCGATGTTTAGAGTCATCGCAAAGTATTGCTTagaaaagtacataaataatttttcactaagTTTATTGAGCAAAAACTGGGATACAGGTTATTACAAGCATGAAACAATAACACTGTACTGGTGGAGGAAACTTCATACCGAAGATAAAATCGCTTCAGGTAGGTCTACAGGATGGGAAGACATTTTTCGACATGAACAACGTCGATTACTTCAATCTTTAAAACAAGCTCAAATTGAGGGATGGCATGTGTACGAATACTTTTGGGATTTCCTTGATGAAGATGATCACCTGTCAATGGCCAAGAACTTAATCCAAAGTACATACAGACATTACCAGATGTCGCTGTTCTCAAAATTGAGTAGGCACCAGCTCACGTGTTTATATTCAGAAGAGCCTGTTGCaataattgcaaatttttttcaattagatgaATTCAAGCTGGCAAAAGTGGCATGGGATCGTGTCAAGTCAACGATACAAGgcgaagaatttcaaaaattaattgaaaagatCTTGGATTGGGAAATGTATGATAAAAACAACGACAACGACGTACAGTGTTTAGTTGATGTAATATGGAACAGCGCACCTGATAATTTGATCGATTATGTGATAAACGTAAATGATTGTGAAATTACAGagatatttttttcgagaaaaccAAAGTACGTAAGTTCCTCTAGTTTCAACTTCTTAAAAGTCATTCTCCCTCGTGCAACAGTTGAATTCAGAAagcaattttttctgcaaaaaggaCTTTACTTGATATCGAATTATGAACACGTGTTCAGTACATTAATCGAACATTGTCTAGATGTCAGTGATCAGGTGGAAATAAAGGAAACGATTCTTGTCACAGCGATGGAATCAGAACCGAGAAAAATTCTGGCATGTTTTCGTGACGTATTTCTCAACCGGAGTTTCGAagatttttatagatttttaacATTCCTTACTGAAAAGCATGATTTACAGACTCGAGTTAAGAAACGTTTTCTGCGATCTGGACTACTCAATATCAGAAGACTGGCCAAAGTTGATATTTGGGCAAATGTATCGCTATTTATAGACGAATTGTATCCAAAGGAAGAAGAAGCTCGTCGACAAAAAAGAAAGATGATATTTTCATACTGGGACTCTCACTGCAGTTACTGGGGCTGCTTTCGACGTAACGGCGAAGATAAGTTTACTGAAATTGATAATCTCATAACTCAGTATCTTACCCAGGAAGAAATcgtaaaatacaaagaaaatacAGCGAACAAGTTTCGAGAAGTTTGCACCTGTCCACGTTGGCTTAGCAGTCAACATATAAAAAGAGTAAATATTCCAAAACTGATTTCGTGGTGTTATTCTGGAGACGAGGAAAGGATTTCGCAGTACAGACGTTCATTTCCAATTGATACGGCATTTCATCTTCTTTTGCGCGATATTGTGGAACGAGTTAATAATTTCAGAGACGGGCATGTATCGTTTTCTTCCATGGAAGAACTTCTACGTTGGAAATTctcatcgaaaaaaaagaaaataaaaacgttCAAAAGGAGCCAATTATATAATATTATGAGAATACCTTATATTTCGTATAACCTCAGATGTACTAGGGAATGTGAAATTTCGGATGTTTTGAAGGAAATGATTCCGTGGTTTTTCGATGACgatgaatcaaaaattaaagaatttcaaCAACTCTATCAGGAAAAGGATACGATTAAAATAATTCATTGGTTGAGGATAGATGACGAGTGTCAGTCCTGTGGTTGGTACTGTTACTGGAGCGCTGACGAGTCTGACTAA
- the LOC135848283 gene encoding uncharacterized protein LOC135848283 isoform X1, producing MIEVKNCQITDTFLQGKPMLEDSSRCKFLQAVLSRTTPEFKQKFLLQAGPCLALNHPEVLISLTNHCLNDTDRVAVKESLLIEAMESSPPAGIMHRFRDLFLYSSHEEFNKFLELFTLKPTLQTRFKECLLRSELIITRVLWRTDDWEKLSQFIDELYPNREVARYEKRNVVFTFLRTHCTYRDCYRPNGDEKFTEIDNFLTQVLTPREVIIAKENIANSFLEICQSGWVRSLKRMNVLRFVTWCYCGDEKKIKRFRRLLPIDKLFHDLLSEIVERYVNGRDSKLSFSSLDELLRWKFSSKRREMKKFKSHKINGIMKSKAEKDYLWKTNIYPPVVKKVIKWFFHDDRRQIREFEQRYSKTDMMKIIHWLRFGEESDGCGEYYGHTSLESEGGRIQRSFVRTYDESYREWYLKDYDIDVFHEFDNQ from the coding sequence ATGATCGaggtgaaaaattgtcaaattacgGACACGTTTTTGCAAGGAAAACCAATGCTTGAAGATTCCAGCAGGTGTAAATTTCTGCAAGCTGTTTTATCTCGAACGACGCCCGAattcaaacagaaatttttattacaagCTGGACCATGTTTAGCATTGAATCATCCGGAAGTGCTCATTTCATTGACTAATCATTGTTTGAACGATACTGACCGTGTAGCAGTCAAGGAAAGTTTACTTATTGAAGCAATGGAGTCGAGTCCACCAGCTGGAATTATGCACCGTTTTCGAGATTTATTTTTGTACTCGAGTCATGAAGAATTTAACAAATTCCTCGAATTATTCACTTTGAAACCAACTTTACAGACACGGTTCAAGGAATGTTTGTTACGATCTGAATTAATAATCACCAGAGTACTGTGGAGAACTGATGATTGGGAAAAATTGTCCCAATTTATAGACGAGTTGTATCCGAATCGAGAAGTAGCTCGATATGAAAAGAGGAAtgttgtttttacttttttgcggACTCACTGCACTTACCGCGATTGTTATCGACCAAATGGTGATGAAAAGTTTACCGAAATCGATAATTTCTTAACTCAAGTTCTTACCCCTCGAGAAGTAATCATTGCCAAAGAAAATATAGCTAATAGTTTTCTAGAAATATGTCAATCTGGTTGGGTCAGATCTTTGAAAAGAATGAATGTACTGAGATTTGTTACGTGGTGTTATTGCGGTGATGAAAAAAAGATAAAGCGATTCAGACGTTTGCttccaattgataaattatttcatGATCTTTTGAGTGAAATAGTTGAACGTTACGTTAATGGCAGAGATTCAAAGTTATCGTTTTCTTCGTTAGACGAACTCttacgttggaaattttcatcaaaaagaagggaaatgaaaaaattcaaatcgcaTAAAATAAATGGAATCATGAAAAGTAAGGCAGAAAAAGACTATTTGTGGAAAACGAACATATATCCGCCTGTCGTGAAGAAGGTTATAAAATGGTTTTTCCATGACGATAGGCGTCAGATTAGAGAATTTGAGCAACGTTACTCAAAAACAGATATGATGAAGATTATTCACTGGTTGCGTTTTGGAGAAGAGTCCGACGGCTGCGGAGAGTACTATGGCCATACCAGTTTAGAATCAGAGGGTGGAAGGATCCAACGCTCTTTTGTTAGAACCTACGATGAGTCGTATCGTGAATGGTACTTGAAGGACTATGATATTGATGTGTTTCATGAATTTGACAATCAATGA
- the LOC135846827 gene encoding uncharacterized protein LOC135846827 isoform X1, whose amino-acid sequence METTGIDLEDKYTYVPPFPKLEDLAILTVSLDLWNYYYSHYHTDSCDEDDELDEVNELINDMKMPNCIKEKIIKLCETIDDQLDSYHYHDPDIVKLCNAYKNRKHFFLYGPVWNTNGHINGKKTAEKVLQYRERLNDNDAMFRVIAKYCLEKYMNNFSLRLLTENWNRGNYGHEMITLYWWRKLHTEKKTASGSRSTGWDRLFQYEKRKLLEALKQAEIKGWHEYEYFWDFLDENDHLSMAKKLIQSSEHVQYQMILFSKLSRHQLVCLFLEEPVAIIANFFQLNEFELAKAAWDRVKSTIQGEEFQDLIERILYWEMLSENNDIQCLVDIIWNSAPVNLIDYVINVNDCEITEIFFSQKPKYVSSSSFNFLKVIFPRTTLEFRKQFFLQKGLYLILNYTQVVLSSLIEHCLDVCDQVEIKETILATAMESEPRKILGRFRNILFYRSLEEFYKLLTFLTSQHDLQTRVKKRLLRSGLLNIRGLTRVDDWAKVSQFIDELYPNEEEARRHKRKMVFSYLDSHCSYWGCFRRNGEDKFTEIDHLINQYLTQEEIVKYKENTANKFREVCSCPRWLSSQHIKRVNIPKLISWCYSGNEEKMSQYRRSFPIDTAFRLLLRDIVERVINYRDGHVSFSSLEELLRWKFSSKKKKIKTFKRSQLYNIMRIPYVSAHIRCTKPSEFSTILKEMIPWFFDDDESKIEEFQQLIKEDTMQIIHWLRLKEECWVCHVYCYRSDDESD is encoded by the coding sequence ATGGAGACCACTGGTATTGATTTAGAAGACAAATACACGTACGTTCCTCCATTTCCAAAATTAGAAGACCTGGCTATTCTCACAGTATCTTTGGATTTgtggaattattattattctcaCTATCACACAGATTCTTGTGATGAAGATGATGAGCTCGATGAGGTGAATGAACTTATCAATGATATGAAGATGCCAAACTgcattaaagaaaaaattatcaaactttgTGAAACTATTGATGACCAGTTGGATTCTTATCACTATCACGACCCCGATATCGTGAAGTTGTGCAATGcttataaaaatagaaaacatttttttctttatggaCCTGTTTGGAATACGAATGGCCATATTAATGGCAAGAAAACTGCTGAGAAAGTTTTACAGTATCGTGAACGATTAAATGACAATGACGCGATGTTTAGAGTCATCGCAAAATATTGCTTAGAAAAgtacatgaataatttttcactacGTTTATTGACCGAAAACTGGAATAGAGGTAATTACGGTCATGAAATGATAACACTGTACTGGTGGAGGAAACTTCATACCGAAAAGAAAACTGCTTCAGGTAGTAGGTCTACAGGATGGGATAGactttttcaatatgaaaaacGTAAATTACTTGAAGCTTTAAAACAAGCTGAAATTAAGGGATGGCATGAGTACGAATACTTTTGGGATTTCCTTGATGAAAATGATCACTTGTCCATGGCTAAGAAATTGATCCAAAGTAGTGAACATGTACAATACCAGATGATTCTGTTCTCAAAATTGAGTAGGCACCAGCTCGTATGTTTATTTTTAGAAGAACCTGTTGCtataattgcaaatttttttcaattaaatgaaTTCGAGTTGGCAAAAGCGGCGTGGGATCGTGTCAAGTCAACAATACAAGGTGAAGAATTTCAAGATTTAATTGAAAGGATTTTGTATTGGGAAATGCTATCTGAAAACAACGACATACAGTGCTTAGTTGATATAATATGGAACAGCGCACCTGTTAATTTAATCGATTATGTAATAAACGTAAATGATTGTGAAATTACAgagatatttttttcgcaaaaaccAAAGTATGTAAGTTCCTCTAGTTTCAACTTTCTAAAAGTAATTTTCCCTCGTACAACGCTTGAATTCAGAAagcaattttttctacaaaaaggaCTGTACTTGATATTGAATTATACTCAGGTGGTGCTCAGTTCATTAATCGAGCACTGCTTAGATGTCTGTGATCAGGTAGAAATCAAGGAAACGATTCTCGCCACTGCGATGGAATCAGAACCGAGAAAAATTCTGGGTCGTTTCCGGAACATATTATTCTACCGGAGTCTGgaagaattttataaattattaacATTTCTTACTTCGCAGCACGACTTGCAAACTCGAGTTAAAAAGCGTTTGCTGCGATCCGGACTACTCAACATTAGAGGACTGACCAGAGTTGATGATTGGGCAAAAGTATCGCAATTTATAGACGAGTTGTATCCAAACGAAGAAGAAGCTCGTCGACATAAAAGAAAGATGGTATTTTCATACTTGGACTCTCACTGCAGTTACTGGGGCTGTTTTCGACGTAACGGCGAAGATAAGTTTACTGAAATTGATCACCTCATAAATCAGTATCTTACCCAGGAAGAAATcgtaaaatacaaagaaaatacAGCGAACAAGTTTCGAGAAGTTTGCTCCTGTCCACGCTGGCTTAGCAGTCAACATATAAAAAGAGTAAATATTCCAAAACTCATTTCGTGGTGTTATTCTGGGAACGAGGAAAAGATGTCGCAATACAGACGTTCATTTCCAATTGATACGGCATTTCGTCTTCTTTTGCGTGATATAGTGGAACGAGTTATTAATTACAGAGACGGGCATGTATCGTTTTCTTCCTTGGAAGAACTTCTACGTTGGAAATTctcatcgaaaaaaaagaaaataaaaacgttCAAAAGGAGCCAATTATATAATATTATGAGAATACCTTATGTTTCGGCACACATCAGATGTACTAAGCCAAGTGAATTTTCGACTATATTGAAGGAAATGATTCCGTGGTTTTTCGATGACGATGAgtcgaaaattgaagaatttcagcAACTGATAAAAGAAGACACGATGCAAATTATTCATTGGTTGAGGTTAAAAGAAGAGTGTTGGGTCTGTCATGTGTACTGTTATCGTAGCGATGATGAGTCTGACTAa
- the LOC135846827 gene encoding uncharacterized protein LOC135846827 isoform X3 produces the protein METADIDLEDKCTYFPAVRKLEYLASITVALDIWNYYYSHYHTDSRYKELKKVNEIVNDMKMPNCIKKKIIKLCRTIDEELDSYYERHPDIMMLCDAYENGINNFFLYGAVWNQSGRIDRKKTAEKFLQYPERLNYNNVVFRVITKYCLENYLRDFPIHSLSKEFYRNLRKYRWDYQVVADYWKIKLEFLDNADSSEYDHRSILHSQQRKVFETLRDAYWTIREWSVYEYFWDFFDEDDQVILTKKLIEYRREEWQMVLFSKMSRYQLRRLYLEEPVNIIKNYFYLKELELAKVTWERVKSTIKAEEFQLLIKEILDLVQYYEDNRIQCLIDLWSSAPENLIDYVINVKNCEITEMFFTIQPKYRVFQNNLSHLFFLLL, from the coding sequence ATGGAAACTGCTGATATTGATTTGGAAGACAAATGCACCTACTTTCCTGCCGTTAGAAAATTAGAATATCTGGCTAGTATCACAGTAGCTTTGGATATatggaattattattattctcaCTATCACACGGATTCTCGTTACAAGGAACTCAAAAAGGTGAATGAAATCGTCAATGATATGAAGATGCCAAACtgcatcaagaaaaaaattatcaaactttgTAGAACTATTGATGAGGAGTTGGACTCTTATTACGAGCGCCATCCCGATATCATGATGTTGTGCGATGCTTatgaaaatggaataaataaTTTCTTTCTTTATGGCGCTGTTTGGAATCAAAGTGGTCGTATTGACAGAAAGAAAACTGCggagaaatttttacaatatccCGAACGATTAAATTACAACAACGTGGTGTTTAGAGTCATTACCAAATACTGCTTAGAAAATTATCTAAGAGATTTTCCGATACATTCATTGAGTAAAGAATTTTATcgcaatttgagaaaatatcgtTGGGACTATCAAGTAGTGGCAGACTATTGGAAGattaaattggaatttttagacAACGCTGATTCAAGTGAATATGATCATAGAAGTATTCTTCATAGTCAACAACGTAAAGTATTTGAAACTTTGAGGGATGCTTATTGGACCATCAGAGAATGGTCTGTGTACGAATACTTCTGGGATTTCTTTGATGAAGACGATCAAGTGATACTAACGAAGAAGTTGATTGAATATCGTAGGGAAGAATGGCAGATGGTTTTGTTCTCAAAAATGAGTCGATATCAACTAAGACGTTTATATCTAGAAGAGCCTGTCAACATTATCAAGaactatttttatttgaaagaattagAGCTGGCAAAAGTGACATGGGAACGTGTAAAGTCAACCATCAAAGCTGAGGAATTCCAACTTTTAATTAAAGAGATCTTGGATTTAGTACAGTATTACGAAGACAATCGCATACAATGTCTGATCGACTTATGGAGCAGTGCTCCTGAGAATTTGATCGATTACGtgataaatgtaaaaaattgtgaaattactGAGATGTTTTTTACGATCCAACcaaaatacagggtgttccagaataacctttcacatttgttttttttattactctga